A section of the Candidatus Methylomirabilota bacterium genome encodes:
- a CDS encoding response regulator, producing MPKILLVEDNEMNRDMLSRRLQRKGYEVVLAVDGQEGVERAQSEGPALILMDMSLPGLDGWEATRRLKAAPATRDIPIIALTAHAMSGDREKALEAGCDDFDTKPIEFPRLLAKIEALLSSRPAG from the coding sequence ATGCCGAAGATCCTCCTCGTCGAGGACAACGAGATGAACCGGGACATGCTGTCCCGGCGGCTGCAGCGGAAAGGCTACGAGGTCGTCCTGGCCGTCGATGGGCAGGAAGGCGTCGAGCGGGCGCAGTCGGAGGGGCCGGCGCTCATCCTCATGGACATGAGCCTGCCCGGGCTGGACGGCTGGGAAGCGACGCGGCGGCTCAAGGCCGCGCCGGCGACGCGGGACATTCCCATCATCGCCCTCACCGCCCACGCCATGTCCGGTGACCGCGAGAAGGCGCTGGAGGCCGGGTGCGACGATTTCGATACCAAGCCGATCGAGTTTCCCCGGCTGCTGGCCAAGATCGAAGCGCTGCTGTCCAGCAGGCCCGCCGGATGA